One Vibrio tapetis subsp. tapetis DNA segment encodes these proteins:
- the glgB gene encoding 1,4-alpha-glucan branching protein GlgB, with product MNIKTQSTKAYTQLSQAAFAEPFSFLGPYCKNEGVFLRVWMPGADSVQLVLEDNTRIALEREDASGFILTQEHDLTFAHYRLAVNWSGDEQILDDPYQYHGLYAEYDDLHAPKQMYHEMGAQFVTIERDGKSISGTRFLVYAPHATAASLIGDFNQWDGRRTPMQRLDYGIWGIFIPELAEGESYKFELKGPNGEGLPHKADPWGFHAEQYPSFSSVTYDHARYDWQDSQWQNRPLSTKTKEALSFYELHAGSWRRDENGDFLNYRELAAQLIPYLVDLGYTHIELMPVSEHPFYGSWGYQPVGLFAPTSRFGSPDDFKYFVDQCHQAGLGVVLDWVPAHFPSDDHGLANFDGTPLFHDPDPRRGWHQDWNSYIYDMGREHVRRFLVSNALYWFEQFHIDGIRVDAVASMLYLDYSRSHDQWIPNVDGGNENHDAIWTLKWMNEEVYKHFPNAMTIAEESTAFPGVSAPTFMGGLGFGFKWNMGWMHDSLSYIQEDPVHRQYHHNTITFPLVYAHSENYVLSLSHDEVVYGKRSIHEKMPGDEWQQTANLRAYMGYMYGQPGKKLNFMGAEFGQTGEWNHDDQLQWFLTDFDRHKGLQTLTRDLNMLYRNEAAMHDQDCAPAGFEWRLQDASEASVLAHERISEAGERVLVISNFTPVPHEAFRMGVPNAGRYELLLNTDAENYNGSGFEVISTAQTEAIESEGLAQSLALKIPPLATVFYKLKG from the coding sequence TTGAATATAAAAACACAATCTACAAAAGCCTACACCCAACTTTCTCAGGCTGCCTTTGCAGAACCGTTCTCTTTTTTAGGCCCTTATTGTAAAAATGAAGGGGTTTTCTTAAGAGTATGGATGCCCGGGGCGGACAGTGTTCAGTTGGTGCTAGAAGATAACACACGCATTGCACTTGAGCGTGAAGATGCAAGCGGCTTTATATTAACGCAAGAGCACGATCTTACTTTTGCTCACTATCGCTTAGCGGTGAATTGGTCTGGGGATGAGCAAATCCTTGATGACCCTTATCAGTATCACGGCTTGTATGCCGAATACGATGATCTGCATGCACCAAAGCAGATGTACCATGAAATGGGCGCACAGTTCGTGACCATCGAAAGAGACGGTAAGTCTATCTCGGGTACGCGTTTCCTTGTGTATGCTCCGCATGCGACTGCTGCTAGCCTTATTGGTGATTTTAACCAGTGGGATGGTCGCCGCACGCCAATGCAGCGCTTGGATTACGGTATTTGGGGTATTTTCATCCCTGAACTTGCGGAAGGTGAATCGTACAAGTTTGAGCTTAAAGGGCCAAACGGTGAAGGCTTACCACATAAAGCCGATCCATGGGGTTTCCATGCAGAGCAATACCCATCTTTTTCCTCAGTAACTTACGATCATGCCCGTTATGATTGGCAAGATAGCCAATGGCAGAATCGCCCACTGAGTACCAAGACCAAAGAAGCCTTGTCTTTCTATGAACTGCATGCGGGTTCTTGGCGCCGTGATGAAAATGGCGACTTCCTAAATTACCGTGAATTGGCGGCTCAGCTGATCCCGTACTTGGTTGATCTCGGTTACACTCACATCGAGTTGATGCCAGTTTCCGAGCACCCATTCTACGGTTCTTGGGGCTACCAGCCTGTTGGTTTATTTGCGCCAACCAGCCGTTTTGGTTCACCTGATGACTTCAAGTATTTCGTTGATCAGTGTCACCAAGCGGGCCTTGGCGTAGTACTTGATTGGGTGCCTGCGCACTTCCCATCAGATGATCACGGCTTAGCTAACTTCGATGGTACGCCATTGTTCCATGATCCAGATCCACGCCGTGGCTGGCATCAAGATTGGAACTCATACATTTATGACATGGGCCGAGAGCACGTTCGCCGTTTCTTAGTCTCAAATGCTTTGTACTGGTTCGAGCAATTCCATATTGATGGTATTCGTGTGGATGCCGTTGCGTCTATGTTGTACCTCGATTATTCGCGTAGCCACGATCAATGGATTCCGAATGTCGATGGTGGCAATGAAAATCACGATGCGATTTGGACGCTAAAATGGATGAACGAAGAGGTGTATAAACACTTCCCGAACGCCATGACGATAGCAGAAGAATCGACGGCATTCCCTGGTGTTTCAGCCCCTACTTTCATGGGTGGTTTAGGCTTTGGCTTTAAGTGGAACATGGGCTGGATGCACGATAGCCTATCTTACATCCAAGAAGATCCCGTTCATCGTCAATATCACCATAATACGATTACTTTCCCATTGGTGTATGCGCACAGCGAAAACTACGTACTGTCGCTTTCTCATGATGAAGTGGTTTACGGCAAACGCTCTATTCATGAAAAGATGCCGGGTGATGAATGGCAACAAACGGCTAACCTTCGCGCTTACATGGGCTACATGTATGGGCAGCCGGGTAAGAAACTCAACTTCATGGGCGCAGAATTTGGCCAGACGGGTGAGTGGAACCATGATGACCAATTGCAGTGGTTCTTGACCGACTTTGACCGCCATAAAGGCCTTCAAACCCTGACTCGTGACCTTAACATGTTGTATCGCAATGAAGCCGCAATGCACGATCAAGACTGTGCACCTGCAGGTTTTGAGTGGCGCTTACAAGATGCAAGTGAAGCCAGTGTTCTGGCTCATGAGCGTATCAGTGAAGCCGGCGAGCGCGTGTTGGTTATTTCAAACTTCACGCCTGTTCCGCATGAAGCATTCCGTATGGGTGTTCCTAATGCTGGTCGCTATGAGTTGTTGCTTAATACCGATGCCGAAAATTATAACGGCAGTGGTTTTGAAGTGATAAGTACCGCTCAAACCGAAGCGATTGAGAGTGAAGGTTTAGCGCAGTCTCTGGCGTTAAAAATTCCGCCACTCGCGACGGTGTTTTATAAGTTAAAAGGCTAG